One genomic region from Chlamydiales bacterium STE3 encodes:
- a CDS encoding 3-phosphoshikimate 1-carboxyvinyltransferase (Product derived from UniProtKB/Swiss-Prot:A3DK03;Gene name derived from UniProtKB/Swiss-Prot:A3DK03;EC number derived from UniProtKB/Swiss-Prot:A3DK03) encodes MQDVTSPSFFLTKSSLSGAVFVPPSKSHSLRAILLGSLAHGTSTIANYLESPDSAAMIEACRLLGAKITKEGSNLTIEGLQGCIGKAENVIDAGNSGLVLRFITAIASLSSSPIVITGDYSVRHQRPMHALLQGLEQAGVKAISTKGDGFAPIIVQGPYRGGTLIIDGEDSQPVSALLLAASLAEHPTELIVNNPGERPWVSLTLQWLKDLKVDYKNDGFKKYTLLGKSCFPAFDYRVPGDFSTAAFPIAAALITQSEVLVHNLDFQDSQGDKKFIEILHKMGAKISWDEKGCLVQKSPCLQGIEIDINDCIDALPILAVIGCYARGTTTIKNAKIARHKECDRISSITRELRKMGAEIEEFEDGLMVHQSTLKGALVDGCHDHRLSMALSVAALGSEGETQVVSIASISKTYPSFLHDFRNLNAKIALV; translated from the coding sequence AGCTGTTTTTGTTCCTCCCTCAAAATCGCACTCTTTAAGAGCTATTTTATTGGGTTCCTTGGCACATGGTACTTCCACAATTGCAAATTACCTCGAATCTCCTGACTCAGCAGCGATGATTGAAGCCTGCCGATTACTTGGAGCAAAAATTACAAAAGAGGGCTCGAACCTTACCATAGAAGGGCTTCAAGGGTGTATAGGCAAAGCAGAAAATGTTATTGATGCAGGCAACTCAGGTTTAGTTCTTCGATTCATCACAGCTATTGCAAGTCTTAGTTCTTCTCCGATTGTAATTACAGGAGATTATTCTGTACGCCATCAGAGGCCCATGCACGCCTTGCTGCAGGGGTTAGAGCAAGCCGGAGTTAAAGCTATTTCGACAAAAGGGGATGGCTTTGCTCCGATCATTGTTCAAGGCCCCTATCGTGGAGGGACATTGATTATTGATGGTGAAGATTCTCAGCCCGTTTCTGCACTTCTCCTTGCAGCAAGTTTAGCCGAACATCCAACAGAGCTGATAGTCAATAATCCTGGAGAAAGGCCCTGGGTCTCCTTAACCTTGCAATGGTTAAAAGATTTAAAAGTGGATTATAAGAACGATGGTTTTAAAAAATACACTCTTCTTGGTAAGAGTTGCTTTCCAGCTTTTGACTATCGTGTCCCTGGCGACTTTAGTACAGCAGCCTTTCCCATCGCAGCCGCTTTGATTACACAATCTGAGGTTTTGGTGCATAACTTGGATTTTCAAGATTCCCAGGGAGACAAAAAGTTCATCGAGATTTTGCATAAGATGGGGGCAAAAATAAGCTGGGACGAGAAGGGGTGCCTTGTTCAAAAAAGTCCCTGCTTACAAGGGATTGAAATTGATATTAATGATTGCATCGATGCTTTACCTATTTTAGCTGTTATTGGCTGCTATGCACGTGGTACAACTACCATCAAAAACGCTAAAATTGCTCGTCATAAAGAGTGTGATCGAATCTCTAGTATAACGAGAGAGTTAAGAAAAATGGGAGCTGAGATTGAGGAATTTGAAGATGGTCTCATGGTTCACCAATCCACATTGAAAGGAGCTTTGGTGGATGGATGCCATGATCATCGCTTGAGCATGGCTCTTTCCGTCGCAGCTCTTGGAAGTGAAGGGGAAACACAAGTTGTTTCTATCGCAAGCATTAGTAAAACCTATCCCTCTTTTTTGCATGATTTTCGCAATCTAAATGCCAAGATAGCCTTAGTATGA